The Pseudomonas baetica genome includes a region encoding these proteins:
- a CDS encoding phage baseplate assembly protein V — protein MFDALLRMQLGPIIERLAEMEAEIEDLHRRAESYCRIGVCQTVDAASNTCTVSHGGLLTPAIKFFNPSAGTQSESRIPTVGEQCLLFNYGSGESGAQSVALFGLNSDRFPPTSTVPTLTRRVHQDGSESGYDDATHTLHWQNGPAAFNGSRDSLELSIGPARLALTPQAINLQLGAVGMTIDASGVHFSGPLVDHQGRVISP, from the coding sequence ATGTTCGACGCATTACTGCGCATGCAACTGGGTCCGATCATCGAACGCCTGGCCGAGATGGAAGCGGAAATCGAAGACCTGCATCGGCGTGCCGAGAGCTACTGCCGCATCGGCGTCTGCCAGACAGTCGACGCGGCGAGTAACACCTGCACGGTCAGCCACGGTGGACTGCTCACACCGGCCATCAAGTTCTTCAACCCGAGCGCCGGAACGCAAAGCGAATCGCGGATTCCGACAGTGGGTGAGCAGTGTTTGTTGTTCAACTACGGCAGCGGCGAAAGCGGTGCGCAGTCGGTGGCGTTGTTCGGTTTGAACAGTGATCGCTTTCCGCCCACTTCGACTGTACCGACGCTGACGCGCCGCGTGCATCAGGACGGCAGCGAAAGCGGTTACGACGACGCCACACACACTCTGCATTGGCAAAACGGCCCTGCGGCGTTCAACGGTTCTCGCGATTCGCTGGAACTGAGCATCGGCCCGGCACGACTGGCGCTGACCCCGCAGGCCATCAACCTGCAACTGGGCGCTGTCGGCATGACCATCGACGCTTCGGGCGTGCACTTCAGCGGCCCGTTGGTCGATCACCAGGGCCGCGTCATCAGCCCCTGA
- a CDS encoding phage baseplate protein: MIGIDRDSGATVDDWLQFVQRATRALTTPLGTRQKRPLYGSLIPSLLGQNLGDDVLLLAQSHAAQAFYNKQNGIDDFQPQVIVASRQGAGLLLRFAGTWKNRQQTFEVVT, encoded by the coding sequence ATGATCGGAATCGATAGAGACAGCGGGGCCACGGTCGACGACTGGCTGCAGTTTGTGCAGCGCGCGACCCGGGCCCTGACTACGCCGCTGGGCACCCGGCAAAAACGGCCCTTGTATGGCTCGTTGATCCCCTCGCTACTGGGGCAGAACCTCGGTGACGACGTGCTGCTTCTGGCCCAGAGCCACGCAGCGCAAGCGTTCTACAACAAGCAAAACGGCATCGATGATTTTCAGCCGCAGGTGATCGTCGCCAGCCGTCAGGGCGCCGGTCTGCTGCTGCGTTTCGCCGGCACCTGGAAAAACCGTCAACAAACCTTCGAGGTCGTGACATGA
- a CDS encoding baseplate J/gp47 family protein, producing the protein MSMLIPGQNQLAEPALITVEAFEDLLAEFKTFVIEYVGARSPDSAAKLKTSLENESELLTLALEAFCVRLQTHERKYNARIKQMLAWWATGSNLDARLADMGLERQLLDPGDPAAFPPVPAIYESDDDARLRYYLAPHAPAAGSRMQYRREVFTLGERPTVKVESTDAGVVNVTYTFNPDGFAAQVKDGNGRRTAPGEVQVTVLARDGDGTPSEALLEGVRQHFARPDVRPETDLVTVKAADIQRYKIRVVAKINSGPDSGLTQVAAQQQLQAYADSCHRLEGRVDPSWIDYTLHSAGAVQLQILEPLTPIVTTAFQAPYCTAVEVEVLTL; encoded by the coding sequence ATGAGCATGTTGATCCCCGGCCAGAACCAATTGGCCGAACCCGCGCTGATCACCGTCGAAGCGTTCGAAGATCTGCTCGCCGAGTTCAAGACTTTCGTCATCGAATACGTCGGTGCCCGCTCGCCGGACAGCGCAGCGAAACTCAAGACCAGCCTGGAAAACGAAAGCGAACTGCTGACCCTGGCACTGGAAGCTTTCTGCGTTCGGCTGCAAACCCACGAACGCAAATACAACGCCCGCATCAAGCAGATGCTGGCGTGGTGGGCGACCGGCAGCAACCTCGACGCACGGCTGGCGGACATGGGCCTGGAGCGGCAGTTGCTCGATCCGGGTGATCCGGCGGCATTCCCGCCAGTGCCGGCGATTTACGAAAGCGACGACGACGCCCGGTTGCGTTATTACCTGGCGCCGCATGCCCCGGCGGCGGGGTCGCGGATGCAGTATCGCCGCGAGGTGTTCACCCTCGGCGAGCGGCCGACGGTGAAAGTCGAATCCACCGACGCCGGTGTGGTGAATGTCACTTACACCTTCAACCCGGACGGCTTCGCCGCGCAGGTCAAGGATGGCAATGGCCGCCGCACCGCGCCGGGTGAAGTGCAGGTCACCGTACTTGCGCGGGACGGTGACGGCACGCCGTCCGAGGCATTGCTTGAAGGCGTCCGCCAGCACTTCGCCCGGCCGGATGTGCGACCGGAAACCGACCTCGTCACCGTCAAGGCTGCCGACATTCAGCGCTACAAAATACGTGTCGTCGCCAAGATCAATTCCGGCCCCGATTCGGGCCTGACCCAAGTCGCCGCGCAGCAGCAATTGCAGGCTTACGCCGACAGTTGCCATCGCCTCGAAGGGCGGGTCGATCCGAGCTGGATCGATTACACGCTGCACAGCGCTGGTGCCGTGCAATTGCAGATTCTGGAACCGCTGACGCCGATCGTGACCACCGCGTTTCAGGCGCCGTACTGCACGGCGGTCGAGGTTGAGGTGCTGACGCTATGA
- a CDS encoding phage tail protein I has product MSEKTQRPTLLPANSSALERGLDLGFGALLDRIAPPFPELMNPSETPVAFLPYLAADRGVAEWSTAAPEAEKRLTVELAWPTARQAGTRKALENAAKGLQLRPEVRAWYEQTPPGVPYSFTVRAFSDQPYSAEIDARLDRRLADAKSERDVLTVSVGLSAFGNHVIGAATFCGELTTVYPVFIEGLETSGEAFMAAGMYTVETSTIYPQGA; this is encoded by the coding sequence ATGAGTGAAAAAACTCAACGCCCGACGCTGCTGCCTGCGAACAGCTCGGCACTCGAGCGCGGTCTGGATCTGGGCTTCGGCGCGCTACTTGATCGCATCGCGCCGCCGTTCCCCGAACTGATGAATCCGAGTGAAACTCCGGTCGCGTTTCTGCCGTATCTCGCAGCGGATCGCGGCGTCGCCGAATGGAGCACCGCCGCACCCGAAGCGGAAAAGCGCCTGACCGTCGAACTGGCCTGGCCCACTGCACGCCAGGCCGGCACTCGCAAGGCACTGGAAAACGCTGCCAAGGGTTTGCAGCTGCGCCCCGAAGTCCGCGCCTGGTACGAACAGACACCGCCCGGCGTGCCTTACAGCTTCACTGTGCGCGCCTTCAGCGACCAGCCCTACAGCGCAGAAATCGACGCCCGTCTCGACCGACGCCTGGCCGATGCCAAAAGCGAACGTGATGTGCTGACGGTCTCGGTCGGCTTGAGCGCTTTCGGCAATCACGTCATCGGCGCCGCGACGTTCTGCGGCGAACTGACCACGGTTTATCCGGTGTTCATCGAAGGGCTCGAAACCTCGGGAGAGGCGTTCATGGCCGCCGGTATGTACACCGTCGAAACATCCACTATTTATCCTCAGGGGGCCTGA
- a CDS encoding phage tail protein, with protein MADYYTLLTNAGIAYETACKAAGVPIKLTQISVGDGGGAVYNPAATATALKREVWRGPLNALFQDEKNPSWLLAEVTIPPDVGGWYVREAGLWTDTGVLYAIVKYPESFKPVLATSGSGKEFYIRSIFETSNASLVTLLIDDTVVKATRAWVMSYLAEELGKLDGKQSVRVAATGNVVLNGAQQIDGVAVIAGDRVLLPNQTLAKDNGLWIVANGDWLRAMDANSNAKVTPGLTVMVEEGTANGDSLWHLTTNAPITLGTTALTFKMLAGRTGIAAGTYKSLTVDEYGRATAGANPETLAGFGIKDSYTKAEVEALIAKASALPVGSIVAFPVDAPPPGFLELDNSVKSSATYPDLSAYLGSKFNKGDEGVGNFRLPEARGEFLRGWDHGRGVDAGRELGSIQADMLRAHTHSTSYAGNEIVQANSAGVPVSNWRAAQGVTGSAGGTETRPRNVAVMWCIKAWNAPVNQGTIDVAALVTEVERLKSAVPVGAVLAFPSGIVAPGYLELDGSVQSIATYPDLAAYLGTKFNKGDEGAGNFRLPESRGEFLRGWDHGRGVDAGRAIGSYQLDSLQNITGQYAANNGVQLAATGTVSGAFSAPATGGTQLPGGIASTGVINMSFDASKVARTSTETRPRNLTVMWCIKAWNAPINQGSIDIAALADEVRNASGRYLRTRVFKANEIYLPGPGTKKIKYRLQGGGGAGGGAVSTANTQLSAGCGGSGGAYAEGWLTQGFDGQQITIGKGGTGVVASIGLNGGTTSFAGIAAPGGYGGGFSANTVPPLQLGRSPNSEPATGGSTINANGQGGGGVNGPTLAFCTSGEGGLSAFGPGGNSSGGASRDGEGAVNPGSGGGGALAKPSCPSNLKGGNGGDGIVIIEEWT; from the coding sequence ATGGCTGACTATTACACCCTGCTCACCAACGCAGGGATTGCCTACGAAACGGCTTGTAAAGCTGCGGGCGTGCCGATCAAGTTGACGCAGATTTCCGTCGGCGACGGCGGCGGCGCGGTCTACAACCCGGCCGCGACCGCCACCGCGCTGAAACGCGAAGTCTGGCGCGGGCCACTCAATGCGCTGTTCCAGGACGAGAAAAACCCGAGCTGGCTGCTCGCCGAAGTCACCATACCGCCGGATGTTGGCGGTTGGTATGTGCGGGAAGCGGGGTTGTGGACTGACACTGGCGTGCTTTACGCCATCGTCAAATACCCGGAGTCGTTCAAACCGGTTCTGGCCACGTCCGGTTCGGGTAAAGAGTTCTACATTCGTTCGATTTTCGAGACGAGTAATGCGTCGCTTGTGACGCTGCTGATCGACGACACCGTCGTCAAAGCCACGCGTGCCTGGGTCATGAGTTACCTCGCCGAAGAACTCGGCAAACTTGACGGCAAACAGTCGGTACGCGTTGCGGCGACTGGCAATGTCGTGTTGAACGGTGCGCAGCAGATTGATGGTGTGGCCGTGATTGCCGGTGACCGTGTGCTGTTGCCGAATCAGACGCTGGCCAAGGACAACGGCCTGTGGATCGTCGCCAATGGCGACTGGTTGCGGGCGATGGATGCCAACAGCAACGCCAAGGTCACGCCGGGCCTGACGGTGATGGTGGAGGAGGGCACGGCGAACGGTGATTCGTTGTGGCACTTGACCACCAATGCACCGATCACCCTCGGCACCACGGCGCTGACGTTCAAGATGCTCGCGGGGCGTACCGGGATTGCTGCTGGCACTTACAAGAGTCTGACCGTTGATGAGTATGGTCGGGCGACTGCCGGTGCCAATCCTGAAACGCTGGCTGGATTCGGGATCAAGGATTCGTACACCAAGGCTGAAGTCGAAGCGCTGATTGCCAAGGCATCGGCGTTGCCGGTGGGCTCGATTGTCGCGTTCCCGGTTGATGCTCCGCCGCCGGGCTTTCTGGAACTGGATAACAGCGTCAAGAGCAGCGCGACTTACCCGGACTTGAGCGCTTATCTAGGTAGCAAGTTCAACAAAGGTGATGAGGGCGTCGGGAATTTCCGTTTGCCTGAGGCGCGTGGGGAGTTCTTGCGTGGTTGGGATCATGGGCGTGGGGTTGATGCTGGTCGGGAGTTGGGCAGTATTCAGGCTGACATGCTCAGGGCGCACACGCATTCGACATCGTATGCAGGAAACGAAATTGTTCAGGCGAATAGTGCCGGCGTGCCTGTTTCAAATTGGCGGGCAGCCCAAGGTGTAACCGGAAGCGCTGGTGGAACTGAAACACGACCGCGTAACGTCGCCGTCATGTGGTGCATCAAAGCTTGGAATGCGCCGGTCAATCAGGGAACCATCGATGTTGCCGCGCTGGTCACAGAAGTCGAACGACTCAAGTCTGCTGTTCCGGTGGGCGCTGTTCTGGCATTCCCGTCAGGGATCGTTGCACCCGGTTATCTGGAGCTGGATGGCAGTGTGCAGAGCATTGCGACCTATCCGGATCTGGCGGCGTATCTCGGCACAAAGTTCAACAAAGGGGATGAGGGGGCCGGGAATTTCCGCTTGCCGGAATCTCGCGGCGAGTTCCTGCGAGGGTGGGATCACGGACGCGGTGTGGATGCAGGCAGGGCAATCGGCAGTTATCAACTCGACTCGCTCCAGAACATCACAGGGCAGTACGCCGCGAACAACGGTGTTCAGCTCGCAGCAACAGGCACGGTCAGTGGCGCTTTCAGCGCGCCAGCGACAGGTGGGACTCAGCTCCCCGGAGGCATAGCCTCTACCGGTGTCATCAATATGTCGTTCGATGCTTCGAAGGTGGCACGCACTTCGACAGAAACCCGGCCACGCAACCTGACGGTGATGTGGTGCATCAAAGCCTGGAACGCGCCGATCAATCAGGGAAGCATCGATATCGCCGCCCTCGCCGATGAAGTTCGCAACGCTTCGGGTCGCTATCTGAGAACCCGGGTTTTCAAGGCAAACGAGATCTATCTGCCGGGGCCTGGAACCAAAAAGATCAAATACAGATTGCAAGGTGGTGGCGGTGCGGGTGGTGGTGCAGTCTCGACAGCCAATACTCAGCTTTCCGCCGGTTGCGGTGGGTCTGGCGGTGCTTATGCAGAAGGCTGGTTGACTCAGGGTTTCGACGGTCAGCAGATCACTATCGGTAAAGGGGGCACGGGCGTTGTTGCCAGTATCGGTCTCAATGGGGGAACAACATCTTTTGCCGGAATCGCTGCACCAGGAGGATATGGAGGAGGATTCTCGGCCAACACTGTGCCGCCTCTGCAACTTGGCCGCAGCCCCAATTCCGAGCCCGCCACAGGTGGTTCGACGATCAATGCCAATGGCCAGGGAGGCGGTGGAGTGAACGGGCCGACCTTGGCTTTTTGTACATCCGGCGAAGGAGGCCTCAGTGCATTTGGACCGGGTGGTAACTCTTCGGGCGGTGCCAGTCGAGACGGCGAGGGTGCCGTAAATCCTGGTTCCGGTGGCGGGGGAGCGTTAGCCAAGCCATCGTGTCCGTCCAACCTCAAAGGCGGCAATGGTGGTGACGGCATCGTGATTATCGAGGAGTGGACCTGA
- a CDS encoding DUF4376 domain-containing protein: protein MSTYVRIYADMVVEQIETEGDISTLYPPTLVWVCVDHLDPRPQQGWAAKEHDGDWLFSPQPSMTVTPETLATAVAAERFLREAGGVIVDGFTIETTRDSQTLIAGMGLSAIVDPEYRCNFKTANGFVEIDATRILEIAKAVRTHVQACFDRERDLLLAIDLGNYRPEMLTEGWPAVPPASEPGL from the coding sequence ATGAGTACCTATGTACGCATTTATGCCGACATGGTTGTCGAGCAGATCGAAACCGAGGGCGATATTTCGACGTTGTACCCGCCGACGCTGGTATGGGTGTGCGTCGATCATCTCGATCCACGTCCCCAGCAAGGCTGGGCGGCAAAGGAGCATGACGGTGATTGGTTGTTTTCGCCGCAACCTTCTATGACGGTCACGCCTGAAACACTGGCAACCGCCGTTGCTGCCGAACGCTTTTTGCGTGAAGCAGGTGGCGTCATCGTCGATGGATTCACCATCGAAACCACACGTGACAGCCAGACATTGATTGCTGGAATGGGCTTGTCTGCAATTGTCGATCCCGAGTACCGATGCAACTTCAAGACAGCCAATGGCTTTGTCGAAATTGATGCGACCCGAATCCTCGAAATCGCCAAGGCTGTGCGTACTCATGTCCAGGCATGTTTTGATCGTGAGCGCGATTTACTGCTGGCGATCGACCTTGGAAATTATCGTCCCGAAATGCTGACTGAGGGCTGGCCGGCTGTACCGCCAGCGTCTGAGCCCGGTTTGTGA
- a CDS encoding tail protein encodes MAEVLNFEHNGITVNATESPEAMGGLGDNVIGLVGTAPKADPLIPRNAPFRINSFTTHALLDPTGSEEGTLYHAVYQILKVVKVPVYVVIVEAGATPADTVNAVIGGVEPATGRKLGLAALGSVPEDLTIIGAPGFTGTKAVASEFASFGKRIKARVVLDGKDASVADQVTYSQELGGADLGFDRCLVVHNMPAVYSKAAKKNVFLSPSSLAIAALAKVKQWESPGNQVTYAEDVSRVVEYNILDTSTEGDLLNRYGVSYYARTVLGGFSLLGNRSITGKFISYVGLEDAISRKLVKAGQKAMAKNLTKSFMDQEVKRINDWLQTLVADETIPGGSVYLHPELNSVEKYKNGTWYVVIDYGRYAPNEHMVYQLNARDEIIEQFLEDVL; translated from the coding sequence ATGGCTGAGGTTTTGAACTTCGAGCACAACGGCATTACCGTCAATGCCACCGAATCCCCCGAAGCCATGGGTGGCCTGGGTGACAACGTCATCGGTCTGGTCGGCACCGCGCCGAAGGCTGATCCGCTGATTCCGCGTAACGCGCCGTTCCGCATCAATAGCTTTACCACCCATGCACTGCTCGATCCGACCGGTTCGGAAGAGGGCACCCTGTATCACGCCGTCTACCAGATCCTCAAAGTGGTCAAGGTGCCGGTGTACGTGGTGATCGTCGAGGCGGGTGCTACCCCGGCCGATACCGTCAACGCAGTGATCGGCGGCGTCGAGCCGGCGACCGGTCGCAAACTGGGTCTGGCTGCACTGGGCAGTGTCCCGGAAGATCTGACCATCATCGGCGCGCCGGGCTTCACCGGCACCAAAGCGGTGGCCAGCGAGTTCGCCTCGTTCGGCAAGCGCATCAAGGCTCGTGTGGTGCTGGATGGCAAGGACGCCTCGGTCGCTGATCAAGTGACTTACAGCCAGGAACTCGGCGGCGCCGACCTCGGTTTCGACCGTTGCCTGGTGGTGCACAACATGCCCGCCGTGTACTCGAAAGCGGCGAAGAAAAACGTTTTCCTGTCGCCTTCCAGCCTGGCGATTGCCGCGCTGGCCAAGGTCAAGCAGTGGGAAAGCCCGGGCAACCAGGTGACCTACGCCGAAGACGTGTCTCGCGTTGTTGAATACAACATCCTCGACACCTCCACTGAAGGCGATCTGCTCAACCGTTACGGCGTCAGCTACTACGCCCGCACTGTGCTTGGCGGCTTCTCGCTGCTGGGTAACCGCTCGATTACCGGCAAGTTCATCAGCTACGTCGGCCTTGAAGATGCGATCAGCCGCAAGCTGGTCAAGGCCGGCCAGAAAGCCATGGCCAAGAACCTGACGAAGTCGTTCATGGATCAGGAGGTCAAGCGCATCAACGACTGGCTGCAAACCCTGGTCGCCGACGAAACCATTCCTGGCGGCAGCGTGTATCTGCACCCGGAACTCAACAGCGTAGAGAAGTACAAGAACGGCACCTGGTACGTGGTCATCGACTACGGCCGCTACGCGCCGAACGAACACATGGTTTATCAGCTCAACGCCCGCGATGAAATCATCGAGCAGTTCCTGGAGGACGTTCTCTAA
- a CDS encoding phage major tail tube protein produces MLTNRNRQAIAATLQGLPLSATVEEFTPPKIEFDMENMAGGRFIVEEMAKSAKALGAKLILQGAGPEIMLALGVKLGDDILLNVREAGQDQDGNTWFTYHTVGGKLKILDEGVIKMGDKPKTTLELSCRTYTRLENGIPVIDIDVRTQKFVLNGVDILGDARRAVLMP; encoded by the coding sequence ATGTTGACCAACCGCAATCGCCAGGCCATCGCGGCCACCCTGCAAGGCCTGCCGCTGTCGGCGACCGTGGAGGAATTCACCCCGCCGAAGATCGAATTCGACATGGAAAACATGGCGGGCGGACGCTTCATCGTCGAAGAAATGGCCAAAAGCGCGAAGGCGCTTGGCGCCAAGTTGATCCTGCAGGGCGCTGGCCCGGAAATCATGCTCGCACTGGGCGTGAAGCTCGGCGATGACATTCTGTTGAACGTGCGTGAAGCCGGTCAGGATCAGGATGGCAACACGTGGTTCACCTACCACACCGTCGGCGGCAAGCTGAAGATTCTCGATGAAGGCGTGATCAAAATGGGTGATAAACCCAAGACCACCCTGGAATTGTCCTGCCGTACCTACACCCGCCTGGAAAACGGTATCCCGGTGATCGACATCGACGTGCGCACCCAGAAGTTCGTGCTCAACGGCGTCGACATCCTCGGTGATGCCCGCCGTGCGGTGCTGATGCCGTAA
- a CDS encoding phage tail assembly protein produces the protein MSWMPPKHDLLSSITGDDGAQIEQIQLKPLFYAAQKEALERAGDDEDDQFFELALLATGLSVKELDQLKRPDYVSIAQYVHEMSTRPASYFLDQVEAAEKSADPDEVQLLQPLAVTGRTLTSLSLEMPVLRATKVMKKLKTAKERAEFITAHCTGLMIPDLALLTVPDWTQLQVRIDDFLNQPAAYFRNATSK, from the coding sequence ATGTCGTGGATGCCACCCAAGCATGACCTGCTGTCGTCAATCACCGGCGATGACGGCGCGCAGATCGAGCAGATTCAGCTCAAGCCGCTGTTCTACGCCGCGCAGAAAGAAGCGCTGGAGCGCGCCGGCGATGACGAAGACGATCAGTTCTTCGAACTGGCGCTGCTGGCCACCGGCCTGTCGGTCAAGGAACTCGACCAGCTCAAACGCCCGGACTACGTGAGCATCGCGCAGTACGTACACGAGATGTCGACCCGTCCGGCCTCGTACTTTCTCGACCAGGTCGAAGCCGCGGAAAAATCCGCCGATCCGGATGAGGTGCAACTGCTGCAACCGCTCGCCGTGACCGGCCGCACCCTGACCTCGCTGAGTCTGGAAATGCCAGTGCTGCGTGCCACCAAAGTGATGAAGAAACTGAAAACGGCCAAGGAACGCGCCGAGTTCATCACCGCCCATTGCACCGGCCTGATGATCCCCGATCTCGCCCTACTGACCGTCCCGGACTGGACCCAATTGCAGGTGCGCATAGACGATTTTTTAAACCAGCCGGCGGCCTACTTTCGGAACGCGACATCGAAGTAA
- a CDS encoding phage tail tape measure protein, translating into MAESKYALTNAGESGNTADALPTNLGKSLQDLNLTLSLASVNIRLLTQEQIKLRELLVSQQSLFKVVAAPPAANSEPKSKLKAEIEQRPPPKNLQSAMANETALVELNQLIGLNKEQLQAHSEQTLELATQRSIAASGATGADLLQIQQVGARSGIADGAKGDQRATELRAYSGDAAINATAFRIDVKAAGEMLAVWRSSLKLDRYQGQDLADAVSYLSSSGLDAKPADIGAVVQRSGESAVASGMTPEQVAAFATALLNSGADKDGASAALKSFTSAFGKGNAASTEQRSAMTRLHLDPESLREKMRTDAPGAIDSVLAALSKQSVPERAATAKTLFGESGTSILELLKKPDDVKTAFSRVSDKHQYATSELGSGAGAATKTAEAFGDTSQGRWNALDASLNRLTTAFGTALAPITEGLAFGLTALVNVASTAAEAFPALTAGLIVLGAVTVPFVAAALKSGATAVLGAVTTKLLRLATTRLPPEIGDVITGDEGGDRPRKTNKTSRSPARQKTARVSSRSGSGGGRLRGVTARVLPFIDNAKIGLEMWADKIGSWTPRSIEKIAARQVPAVQRLGGSLLPRLASAMPAVKAGAPQAIVSAAYTGLKGWREGDDKAVKGAAGELAGTAIGATIGSLIAPGIGTFIGGTLGGMLGSYVGEQLATPAEDKLAPPAQVAKDLSTAQTQNQQITYAPSIQISGSEIVSSEKVGTMISQVMENHFNAQFVPAMSINPLATRRDAALTDGVA; encoded by the coding sequence ATGGCAGAGAGCAAATATGCGCTCACGAACGCCGGTGAGAGTGGCAATACGGCGGACGCACTACCGACCAACCTCGGCAAATCGCTGCAGGACCTTAACCTGACGCTGTCCTTGGCAAGCGTGAATATTCGTTTGCTGACTCAGGAGCAGATCAAGCTGCGCGAGCTGCTGGTGAGCCAGCAATCGTTGTTCAAGGTCGTCGCGGCGCCGCCAGCCGCCAATAGTGAGCCGAAGTCAAAACTCAAGGCGGAAATCGAGCAGCGACCGCCACCGAAGAACCTGCAATCGGCGATGGCTAACGAGACCGCACTGGTTGAGCTCAATCAGTTGATTGGACTCAACAAAGAGCAGCTTCAAGCGCATTCAGAGCAAACCCTCGAACTCGCGACTCAGCGGTCGATCGCAGCCAGTGGCGCGACTGGCGCGGATCTCTTGCAAATCCAGCAGGTCGGGGCGCGATCTGGTATTGCCGACGGTGCCAAGGGTGATCAGCGGGCTACAGAGCTAAGAGCGTATTCCGGCGACGCTGCGATCAATGCCACGGCCTTCCGGATCGACGTCAAGGCTGCGGGGGAAATGCTCGCGGTCTGGCGTTCCTCCTTGAAGCTGGATCGATACCAAGGCCAGGATCTGGCCGATGCGGTCAGTTACCTGAGCAGCAGCGGTCTGGATGCCAAGCCTGCCGATATCGGCGCGGTCGTTCAGCGCTCGGGCGAGAGTGCCGTTGCATCGGGAATGACACCGGAACAGGTGGCAGCGTTTGCCACTGCGCTGTTGAACAGCGGTGCGGACAAGGACGGTGCCAGTGCGGCATTGAAGAGCTTTACGTCGGCCTTCGGCAAAGGAAACGCTGCGTCAACCGAACAGCGTTCGGCGATGACCCGGTTGCACCTGGATCCCGAATCGTTGCGTGAGAAGATGCGCACGGATGCGCCAGGTGCGATTGATTCGGTGCTCGCAGCACTCAGTAAACAATCCGTACCCGAACGTGCAGCCACGGCGAAGACGCTGTTTGGCGAGAGCGGTACAAGCATTCTTGAGTTGTTGAAGAAGCCCGACGACGTCAAGACAGCCTTCTCGCGAGTGTCCGACAAGCACCAATATGCAACCTCGGAACTGGGTTCCGGGGCCGGTGCAGCGACGAAAACGGCCGAGGCGTTTGGTGATACTTCGCAAGGGCGCTGGAATGCGTTGGATGCGAGTCTCAATCGGCTAACCACGGCATTCGGTACCGCACTGGCACCGATCACAGAGGGTCTCGCGTTCGGGCTCACGGCGTTGGTCAATGTCGCGAGTACAGCGGCAGAAGCATTCCCCGCCCTCACCGCAGGGTTGATCGTGCTGGGCGCTGTCACCGTGCCATTTGTGGCGGCTGCCCTGAAGAGCGGTGCGACTGCTGTGCTCGGTGCGGTTACGACAAAGCTGTTGCGTCTGGCCACCACCCGATTGCCGCCTGAAATCGGTGATGTGATTACCGGAGATGAAGGCGGTGATCGCCCTCGAAAAACGAACAAAACCAGTCGCTCGCCCGCTCGGCAAAAAACTGCCAGGGTATCGTCGCGTTCAGGCAGCGGGGGTGGTCGTTTGCGGGGTGTCACGGCAAGAGTGCTGCCCTTCATTGACAACGCGAAAATCGGCCTCGAGATGTGGGCTGATAAAATCGGCAGTTGGACGCCGCGCTCAATAGAGAAGATTGCCGCCCGACAGGTGCCGGCGGTACAGCGTCTCGGCGGCAGTTTGCTGCCAAGGCTTGCCAGTGCAATGCCGGCCGTGAAGGCCGGTGCGCCGCAGGCCATCGTGAGTGCAGCCTACACCGGCCTTAAGGGCTGGCGAGAGGGTGACGACAAAGCGGTCAAAGGCGCCGCCGGCGAACTGGCCGGAACTGCAATCGGTGCCACGATCGGTTCGTTGATTGCGCCTGGCATCGGTACTTTCATCGGGGGGACTTTGGGCGGCATGCTCGGTTCTTATGTCGGTGAACAACTGGCGACTCCCGCTGAGGACAAACTTGCCCCGCCGGCGCAGGTAGCCAAAGACTTGTCCACTGCTCAGACACAAAATCAGCAAATCACCTACGCCCCGTCGATTCAGATCAGCGGCAGTGAAATTGTCAGTTCCGAAAAGGTTGGCACGATGATCTCGCAGGTCATGGAAAACCATTTCAACGCCCAATTCGTTCCGGCGATGAGTATTAATCCCCTCGCCACGCGCCGCGACGCAGCCCTCACCGATGGAGTCGCCTGA
- a CDS encoding phage tail protein, whose protein sequence is MKQQMALGSFIFGLSREFAYSTLARKSDGGWTELQILTSKPKSHQTGQKPETLTIGGTAMYAVAMERLDELRALQALRVPLPLIDGIGRNWGLWRINSIDENQSEVIDDGTAMVIKWVIGLSEFNNA, encoded by the coding sequence ATGAAACAACAAATGGCACTCGGCAGTTTCATCTTCGGCCTGTCCCGCGAGTTTGCCTACAGCACGCTGGCGCGCAAATCCGACGGTGGCTGGACTGAATTGCAGATCCTCACCAGTAAACCCAAATCCCATCAGACCGGACAGAAGCCGGAAACCCTGACCATCGGCGGCACGGCGATGTACGCCGTGGCGATGGAGCGGCTCGATGAGCTGCGTGCGCTGCAAGCGTTGAGAGTACCGCTGCCGTTGATTGACGGCATTGGTCGCAACTGGGGTTTGTGGCGAATCAACAGCATCGACGAAAACCAGAGCGAGGTCATCGATGACGGCACCGCGATGGTGATCAAGTGGGTGATCGGATTGTCGGAGTTCAACAATGCGTAA